From the Cyanobium sp. M30B3 genome, the window TGGAGCTGCTCGCCCCCCTGGGCATCCGCCAGCTGGTGCTGGTGCCGTTCGATCGGGCCCTGGCGGCCCTGGCACCGGAGGCCTTCGTGGATCAGGTGCTGGTGGGGCAGCTGCAGGCGCGGCGGATCGCGGTGGGCAGCAACTTCCGCTTCGGCGCCCGGCGCCAGGGCGCCGCCGCCGACCTGGCCCGGATCGGCGCCGACCGCGGCATCGCGGTCACCGTGGTGCCGATGTTGCGCGATGGGGCGGAGCGGGTGAGCAGCAGCCGCATCCGTCGGGCCCTGGCCGAGGGCCAGATCGACGAGGCCCGTCGCCTGCTGCGGCGCCCCTACCGCTTCAGCGGCCAGGTGGTGAGCGGCCGGGGGCTGGGGCGCCAGCTGGGCTGGCCCACCGCCAACCTGGCGGTGGACGGCCGCAAGTTCCTGCCCCTGGAGGGGGTGTATGCAGCCCGGGTGCAGCTGCTGGCGGCGCCCGACGGCGATCCGGCCCTGGTGGCACCGGAGCTGGCGGCCGCAGGCCCGGCGGGCCCTGCCGGCTGCTGGCTGGCGGCGGTGATGAACCTCGGCCCCCAGCCCACGGTGGACCCGGCCGCCCCCTCGGCGGTGGAGGTGCACCTGCTCGACCGCCGGATGGAGCTCGGCGGCCGCTGGCTGCGGGTGGAGCCGCTGCGGCTGCTGCGCCGCCAGCAACGCTTTGAGGGACTGGAGGCCCTGCAGGCCCAGATCGCCCGCGACGCCCACCAGGCCCGGGCCCTAGCCGGGGTAGGCGTGGGTGAGGCCCCAGCCGATGAAGGTGGCGATGCCGCCGAGCAGCAGGATGCCTGACACGAGCACGAGCATCGGGTTGTCACCGCCGCCTGGATTCCCCTGGTTTGCCATGGCGTCCGACCCGAACCGTGCTTCGTGACCCCGTCAACCTAAGCAGACAGCCCCAGCCCGCCATGGTTTCTGCCGCTACCGAGCCCAGCTCCGCCCCCGAGCCCAGCTCCATCCCGGTGTCCGGCCCTGGCCCTGCTCCCGACACCCCCGCCAGCGTGCTGCGCCTGCTCGATGCCAACCTCGACCGCGCCCGCGAGGGCCTGAGGGTGCTGGAGGACTGGGCCCGCTTCGGTCTCGACCGGGCCGATCTGGTGGCCCGCACCAAGGACATGCGCCAGCGGCTCGGCCGCCGCCACCACGGCCGCTACAAACAGGCGCGCCATGCCGCCAGCGACCCGGCCACCGGCATGGCCCATCCCGCCCAGGCCGAGCGCCAGCAGCCGGCCGCCGTGGTGGCCGCCAATGCCGCCCGGGTGCAGGAGGCCCTGCGGGTGCTGGAGGAATTCGGCCGCCAGGCCGACCCCGAGCTGGCGGCGGAGGCGGCGACGATCCGCTACGCCCTCTACGACCTCGAACTGGAGCTGCTCCAGGCCGATGGGCTGCGCGCCGAGCGGCGGGCGCGCCTCGGCCAGTGCCACCTGTATCTGGTGATCGGGCCGCTGCCGGATCTGGAGGCCCGGGTGGCGGCGGCCCTGGCCGGCGGCGTGCGGCTGGTCCAGTACCGGGCCAAGGAGGGCAGCCTCAATGGCCACGGCCAGCCCCTCAGCGATCTGGAGCGGCTGGAGCAGGCCCAGGCCCTGCGCCAGCTCTGTGCCCGCCATGGGGCCCTGTTCGTGGTCAACGACCGCATCGATCTGGCCCTGGCGGTGGACGCCGATGGGGTGCACCTGGGCCAGGGGGATCTGCCGCCGGCCGTGGCCCGGCGGCTGCTGGGGCCGGAGCGGCTGCTGGGCCGCAGCACCCATGCCATCGGCCAGCTGCGCCAGGCGGTGCAGGACGGCTGCGACTACGTGGGCGTGGGACCGGTGAACGCCACCCCCACCAAGCCGGGGCGGCAGCCGGTGGGCCTCGACTATGTGCGCCAGGCCTGCGCCGAGAGCCCGATTCCCTGCTTCGCCATCGGCGGCATCACCGCCGAGGAGATTCCGGCCGTGCGCCAGGCCGGCGCCAGCCGGGTGGCGGTGGTGCGCGCCATCGGCGCCGCCCCCGACCCCGCCGCCGCCAGCCGCCAGTTGCTGGGTGCCCTCGGCAGCCAGCACTGAGCCGCCGGTCTGATTCGGCAGCATGGGGAGCCACTGGCACCCTCCGATGGACCCCAACGCAGAGTCCGCCGCGCTGGCGATTCAGGTGAATGGTGAAACCCGCACCTGCCCGGCGGGCCTCAACCTCGAGCAGGCCCTGGCCGCGCTTGGCTTTCAGCCCCGGCTGGTGGTGGT encodes:
- a CDS encoding thiamine phosphate synthase, whose protein sequence is MVSAATEPSSAPEPSSIPVSGPGPAPDTPASVLRLLDANLDRAREGLRVLEDWARFGLDRADLVARTKDMRQRLGRRHHGRYKQARHAASDPATGMAHPAQAERQQPAAVVAANAARVQEALRVLEEFGRQADPELAAEAATIRYALYDLELELLQADGLRAERRARLGQCHLYLVIGPLPDLEARVAAALAGGVRLVQYRAKEGSLNGHGQPLSDLERLEQAQALRQLCARHGALFVVNDRIDLALAVDADGVHLGQGDLPPAVARRLLGPERLLGRSTHAIGQLRQAVQDGCDYVGVGPVNATPTKPGRQPVGLDYVRQACAESPIPCFAIGGITAEEIPAVRQAGASRVAVVRAIGAAPDPAAASRQLLGALGSQH
- the thiS gene encoding thiamine biosynthesis protein ThiS; protein product: MDPNAESAALAIQVNGETRTCPAGLNLEQALAALGFQPRLVVVELNGTILPRQRWPQQPVQESDCLEVVTIVGGGS
- a CDS encoding bifunctional riboflavin kinase/FAD synthetase, producing the protein MPRLRELSRSIPLRAPAEAQRPTAIALGSFDGLHPGHRRVIAAVTAAETATDAGVPSVVSFWPHPREVLHGDTRLRLDLPSEKLELLAPLGIRQLVLVPFDRALAALAPEAFVDQVLVGQLQARRIAVGSNFRFGARRQGAAADLARIGADRGIAVTVVPMLRDGAERVSSSRIRRALAEGQIDEARRLLRRPYRFSGQVVSGRGLGRQLGWPTANLAVDGRKFLPLEGVYAARVQLLAAPDGDPALVAPELAAAGPAGPAGCWLAAVMNLGPQPTVDPAAPSAVEVHLLDRRMELGGRWLRVEPLRLLRRQQRFEGLEALQAQIARDAHQARALAGVGVGEAPADEGGDAAEQQDA